Below is a genomic region from Sphingomonas phyllosphaerae.
GGAAATTCCGTGTAGGGGCACACCCACGCCCCATCCTCAGTTACCGTCATCGCATAAACATCGGCCAGGAACCCGACATCCTCTGGCACTGGCCCGACCGGCAGCGTCGCGCCATCTGCGGCAAAGCAGGCCGCAACCATCGCCGTCCGATCGATAGTTTCTGGGAAGCGGTCCATGTTGCCGAGGATGCCCTCGTCGAACCAACCAACCCAAATACGGTCCGCAAGATCGACGGCTAGGTACTCGATAGCGTCGCCGAGATGGATGCGTGCGAGCAACGTACCATCAGGCGCGAAAAACCGACCGTTGGGCTCGTCGTGCCCATTCGTGGCGGCGATCAACCAGCGACCGTCCGGAAACCTGGCGAGTGCGAGCGAGGGGCTTTCGAGCGGCACAGTCGGGCCGACATGGAGCGCCTTGCCGTCAAACCGCCATAGGCGGGCGGTACCACGGGCCGCCACCGCTTGCGGCCGCTCCGTCAAGTCAGCCACAACCGGTTCGGTCTCCTGCCGCCGCACCCGCGCCCAAGCGCCTGAGAGATCGACATCGGTGGCCATTAGGCCGAGAGATCCGTCCGGCAGCACTGCCATCGTTACGAGCTGCCAACCAGCGAGCAACGGCGGGAGCCGCGCGAGTGAGTGAGGAAGGTTTGTCGCTTGCACTAGGTAACGATTGAGCGCTTTGTGGAGCGGCGGCAAGGGGCAGTCTGGCGGAAGGTTCTTTCCAGTGACCGCCGGGCGGTACATCCGATAGTTGGCGTCAGCAGAATGTCTGCTTTCGGGCCCGAGGTCCATTCCTCCGGGTGACCGCTAAGGGGCGACAACGATAGAGCTGCTTTTAAAGCTGTGCGGTTCACCCCGAACGCATACCACTTTCTTGGACTTTATGACGAACTCAGCGAATATGCACCTCCAAACGACAACGGCAGCGCATCCTCGTTGGCCCGTTTTGACCGAAACGGGCGCTCTGCGATCTTCACGTCCGGGGACGAAGCATCCACAGGCGGGCCTGAACGTCATCGAGGCGCTAAACACCAGACTGGTGCTGAGAATCAACGCATAGACCGTCCTACTGGATAGCTCCAGATTGATAGGCCCATGCAGGAATGCATCAAGCGGCCAGAGGCGGCCGGCCGCTCCTGCAAGTCGAATTTGGTCGAATTGACGTTCTCAATTGACGACGCTCAACAGCAGATCCAGCAGTCGTCTAGCGGCGGGCGATGCGTCCTTGCTGCACCAGGCGAACATGTCATGGTATTCCGGATCCCGGGCGGCCGGCACTCTAACCAACCTTCCTTCATAGCACGCCGAGGAAACGACGTAGTCGGGCAGCATGGCCAAGCCGAGACCCGCGGCAGCCGCAACGGCCACCGCATTCAAGTCTGGCAATTCTAACGTAGGAACGGGCACTGCCCCTTTGATCCCGATGACGATCCGTCGATCGACGTTACCGAGCCTCTCCGTCTCGGCACGTTCGCGCAGATAGTCTGGCGATGCGCATAGAACCGTCGCCGTTCGGAAGATGACCCTGGCATCTTGTTGCTCTATGGCCGCGATGTGAATGTCCGCCCTCTCCGGGCTCTCCGCAGAGCCACCGTCGACCATGCGGATGGCAGGCACTCCGGGGATTGAGCCGAGACGACTGAGCGCCGGTACCAGTTTATAGGCGATGACCGCTTGGTCCGCGAGTACGGTGACGCTTTCAATGGCCTCTCCAGGCTTCACCGATGCATCCAGTTCGTCGAGGGCAGCGAGCAACACGCGGGCGCGTCGAGCGTATTCCAGCCCCACGATCGTTGGTTCAAGTCGACGGTTCGTCCGATCAACTAGGGATGCCCCAAGGCGCCGCTCGAGATCGGTGAGACGACGGCTCACGGCGGATTTGGCTATGCCAAGCCGGACGGCGGCCGCGTTGATCCCGCCGGCGTCGAGTATGGCGAGATATGTGCTCAGGTCTTCGAATTTGTCAGGCACGGCGCATCCGGACGGAGCGGCGTCATGCCCCCTCGTGAATCCGATGTTAGCATCCGATGATCGATGAGCGCCAGTCGGAGATCGACTGCCGAGGCGCAGCCGTCTGAATGGCCAGTCGCTGTCCGTTTCGCAGCCATACGCCTTGGCATCGTGCCTTGCTCGAACAGCGCGATAAGGCCGACTGCGAACTCCCGATAGCGAATTGCCTTTCAACGGAAGCTCGATGGCTTGATGAACCAACCGCATGACTTCCTTCGCGAAACCGAGCTTGTCTGCCGTAGACCTTCCGACGTCGATGGCGCCTAGGCCGACTTTGGCGGGCGACGCTTTGCTTCGGGGCGACCGACGAATGCTATCGGTTGAATATGTCGCGTTGGCCTGTTCAAGAATGCTAGGGCGAGATGGACGAAGATGATGACGCCATCGCGGTTCGTGCTTTCACGCGGAAAACCCTTTCGCCGAGCCATGTGTTCAAAGGCAGGAGATCCGTCCTGAAAGATGCGGGACGCCCGACCAGATGGAAGGCAAAGAAGACCCAATTTTACCGGAAAAATCTCTCGCAAATCTTCTAATCTCACTGGCAGCCGGCTAGGTTTTGTCCGACTCGAGAGCATGCGCAGGTGATGAGCCGCTCGGCAGATATCGGGGGATGGCATGCGGTACATCGTGAAGGTCTATACGCTCACCGAGGACGAAGAGCGGACGGTCGGGGCCGCCGTATCGTCGGGTATGCTCCGAGACGCCGAGAGGCTTAGCGGTTTCACGCAGGGAACGACCAACGACAAAGGGCTCGCCTATCTGGTGGAGCGCGGTCTCAGCGCGTTATCGGTCGAAGAGATCGCGGGTGGGGGCGGAATCGGCCAGACGGTCAGGAACTTTGCCGCTAAGGCCTTGTCCCCCCTAGGAATCGGCCCCTTCGGGTCGATGACTGAGGATTTCGAGATCGAACGTGCTGATGGTAGGCAGAACTACCTCCTGGCCCGCGTAGCCGGAGCCCTCACCCCAAGCCGACTGGATCGACTCAGAGACGCCGGCGTGCAGATCGTGGAGCGGCGTCAGGGAGACACGTACGTCATCAAGGCCTTGTCTAGTGCGACGTTGAAGGCCTTGGATTTCGTGAGCGACGTGCGCACCTACGGTGCCGGCGAGACCATGGTCGGACCGGCCTTCGAAAGCCCGCTGCCCAAGCCTCTTAGGGAATTCGAAGCTTTGACCCATGCGGATGTGGACACGAGTACGGTCGTTGGGGCGATCGCGAGCCTCGGTGCGAAGATCACTTCGACCGACGACCGTTCAGTCAGGTTCGCGCTTGGAACGGCTGACTTGGACAAGGTCGCCGATCTGCCGGACGTGGCGCAACTGCAGGAGACGTCATCTCCGAGGATTTTGAACGACGCGGCCCA
It encodes:
- a CDS encoding LysR family transcriptional regulator; the encoded protein is MPDKFEDLSTYLAILDAGGINAAAVRLGIAKSAVSRRLTDLERRLGASLVDRTNRRLEPTIVGLEYARRARVLLAALDELDASVKPGEAIESVTVLADQAVIAYKLVPALSRLGSIPGVPAIRMVDGGSAESPERADIHIAAIEQQDARVIFRTATVLCASPDYLRERAETERLGNVDRRIVIGIKGAVPVPTLELPDLNAVAVAAAAGLGLAMLPDYVVSSACYEGRLVRVPAARDPEYHDMFAWCSKDASPAARRLLDLLLSVVN